Proteins found in one Oncorhynchus gorbuscha isolate QuinsamMale2020 ecotype Even-year linkage group LG15, OgorEven_v1.0, whole genome shotgun sequence genomic segment:
- the plekhf2 gene encoding pleckstrin homology domain-containing family F member 2 isoform X1, whose amino-acid sequence MSEAKMVDRLANSEANSKRIQVVEGCFGAAGQPLVIPGRVLIGEGVLTKLCRKKPKARQFFLFNDILVYGNIVIQKKKYNKQHIIPLESVTIDTVADEGDLRNGWLIKTPTKSFAVYAATATEKSEWMSHIGKCVGDLLEKSGKAPTGEHAAVWIPDSEATLCMRCQKIKFTPLSRRHHCRKCGYVVCGPCSDKKFLLPSQSSKPVRVCEFCYLQLASAGGGMGLGPRSDSYSRSGSKFNNVSDDEDEEDSSD is encoded by the exons ATGA gCGAGGCTAAGATGGTGGACCGGCTGGCGAACAGCGAGGCCAACTCCAAGCGGATCCAGGTAGTCGAGGGCTGCTTCGGCGCGGCGGGCCAGCCACTGGTCATACCGGGCCGCGTACTCATCGGTGAGGGTGTGCTCACCAAGCTGTGTCGCAAGAAGCCCAAGGCACGCCAGTTCTTCCTGTTCAACGACATCCTGGTGTACGGCAACATTGTCATCCAGAAGAAGAAGTACAACAAGCAGCACATCATCCCGCTGGAGAGCGTCACCATCGACACGGTGGCTGACGAGGGCGACCTGCGGAACGGCTGGCTCATCAAGACACCCACCAAGTCCTTCGCTGTCTACGCCGCCACCGCTACTGAGAAGTCAGAGTGGATGAGCCACATCGGCAAGTGCGTGGGCGACCTGTTGGAGAAGAGCGGCAAGGCACCGACTGGCGAGCACGCAGCCGTCTGGATACCAGACTCAGAGGCCACCCTCTGCATGCGCTGCCAGAAGATCAAGTTCACGCCCCTCAGCCGCCGCCACCATTGCCGCAAGTGCGGTTATGTGGTTTGTGGCCCGTGCTCTGACAAGAAGTTCCTGCTGCCCAGCCAGTCATCCAAgccagtgcgtgtgtgtgagttctGTTACCTGCAGCTGGCCTCCGCAGGAGGGGGGATGGGCTTAGGCCCACGCTCGGACTCCTACAGCCGGTCAGGGTCAAAGTTCAACAACGTGTCGGACGACGAAGATGAGGAGGACAGCAGTGACTGA
- the plekhf2 gene encoding pleckstrin homology domain-containing family F member 2 isoform X2, with translation MVDRLANSEANSKRIQVVEGCFGAAGQPLVIPGRVLIGEGVLTKLCRKKPKARQFFLFNDILVYGNIVIQKKKYNKQHIIPLESVTIDTVADEGDLRNGWLIKTPTKSFAVYAATATEKSEWMSHIGKCVGDLLEKSGKAPTGEHAAVWIPDSEATLCMRCQKIKFTPLSRRHHCRKCGYVVCGPCSDKKFLLPSQSSKPVRVCEFCYLQLASAGGGMGLGPRSDSYSRSGSKFNNVSDDEDEEDSSD, from the coding sequence ATGGTGGACCGGCTGGCGAACAGCGAGGCCAACTCCAAGCGGATCCAGGTAGTCGAGGGCTGCTTCGGCGCGGCGGGCCAGCCACTGGTCATACCGGGCCGCGTACTCATCGGTGAGGGTGTGCTCACCAAGCTGTGTCGCAAGAAGCCCAAGGCACGCCAGTTCTTCCTGTTCAACGACATCCTGGTGTACGGCAACATTGTCATCCAGAAGAAGAAGTACAACAAGCAGCACATCATCCCGCTGGAGAGCGTCACCATCGACACGGTGGCTGACGAGGGCGACCTGCGGAACGGCTGGCTCATCAAGACACCCACCAAGTCCTTCGCTGTCTACGCCGCCACCGCTACTGAGAAGTCAGAGTGGATGAGCCACATCGGCAAGTGCGTGGGCGACCTGTTGGAGAAGAGCGGCAAGGCACCGACTGGCGAGCACGCAGCCGTCTGGATACCAGACTCAGAGGCCACCCTCTGCATGCGCTGCCAGAAGATCAAGTTCACGCCCCTCAGCCGCCGCCACCATTGCCGCAAGTGCGGTTATGTGGTTTGTGGCCCGTGCTCTGACAAGAAGTTCCTGCTGCCCAGCCAGTCATCCAAgccagtgcgtgtgtgtgagttctGTTACCTGCAGCTGGCCTCCGCAGGAGGGGGGATGGGCTTAGGCCCACGCTCGGACTCCTACAGCCGGTCAGGGTCAAAGTTCAACAACGTGTCGGACGACGAAGATGAGGAGGACAGCAGTGACTGA